One Brassica napus cultivar Da-Ae chromosome A1, Da-Ae, whole genome shotgun sequence genomic region harbors:
- the LOC106445818 gene encoding tRNA (guanine(37)-N1)-methyltransferase 2, protein MMSKLSLFRANSLPFPVLSSYSARFIPKPYPTPPKTLILCAFSTVPYGPSLLKGKKPLLNNLRLASTRRERDAHRRKIGDFEDPIEKGELLDEDEFTRIFEVSAVRVPAKDCFALENRLRGHLLNWPRIRNIARVPGDEIDEDVVKLLGRESDEEDGEEESVVDSVDRRIRGKAEGDGERLSTVLHRDQLAKTFNSTGYLKFRNLAKISRPKRKRKTERAEGKEKVNRGSSRNEFAVVEVVEDRGGDEDFEGLLGEGYGGSRGRWRGSTRLLLLDERYSGDEEVQDLPEAIKVLFEEAKKTDASLSFELVKCRLTLFYDYWPMNEVLEALLPKGMIVPSAFEMVGHIAHLNLRDEHLPYKRLIAKVVLDKNQPKIQTVVNKIDPIHNDFRTMQLEVLAGNHSLVTMVVENGLRFHVDLARVYWNSKLGTERQRLLLGFDQNDVVCDVFAGVGPIALAAARIVKRVYANDLNPHAVEFMEQNSVVNKLEKRIEVFNMDGRRFIKAMFSSDKGQKVTQVVMNLPKDAAESLDAFRGVYNDRYRDEGLSFPTIHVYGFSKAADPEFDFHERIRIALSEVAVDVKMRKVRLVAPGKWMLCASFILPKSVAFSRKTINVD, encoded by the exons ATGATGTCAAAGCTATCTCTTTTCCGAGCAAATTCACTTCCTTTCCCAGTCTTATCTTCCTACTCAGCTCGTTTCATCCCTAAACCCTATCCCACACCTCCTAAAACCCTCATCCTCTGCGCCTTCTCCACCGTTCCGTACGGCCCGTCTCTTCTGAAAGGGAAGAAGCCTTTGCTAAACAACCTTAGATTAGCTTCGACCCGTCGAGAGAGAGATGCCCATCGACGCAAAATCGGAGATTTCGAAGACCCAATAGAGAAAGGTGAGCTCTTGGACGAAGACGAGTTCACTAGGATTTTCGAGGTTTCCGCGGTTCGAGTCCCGGCGAAGGACTGTTTCGCGCTCGAGAATCGTCTCCGTGGCCATCTCCTTAACTGGCCTAGGATACGCAACATTGCTAGGGTTCCCGGAGATGAAATCGACGAAGACGTGGTGAAGCTATTAGGCCGTGAGAGcgatgaagaagatggagaagaagagagtgttgTGGATTCTGTTGACCGGAGGATAAGAGGGAAAGCAGAAGGGGATGGGGAGAGATTGAGTACCGTGTTGCATAGAGATCAGCTCGCTAAGACGTTTAACTCAACTGGGTATCTCAAATTCAGAAACTTGGCTAAGATCTCTAGACctaagaggaagaggaagacagAGAGAGCTGAGGGGAAGGAGAAGGTAAACAGAGGAAGCAGCCGCAATGAGTTTGCTGTGGTGGAAGTTGTGGAAGATAGAGGAGGGGATGAGGATTTCGAGGGGTTATTAGGAGAAGGCTATGGTGGGAGTAGAGGAAGGTGGAGAGGTTCAACAAGGTTGTTGCTTTTGGATGAGAGATATTCCGGTGATGAGGAAGTTCAAGACTTGCCTGAGGCTATCAAG GTTCTGTTCGAAGAAGCTAAAAAGACCGATGCAAGCTTGAGTTTCGAGTTAGTGAAATGTAGACTGACTCTGTTCTATGACTATTGGCCAATGAATGAG GTATTGGAAGCTTTGCTACCAAAGGGTATGATTGTGCCTTCAGCATTTGAGATGGTCGGTCATATTGCGCATCTCAACTTAAGAGATGAGCATCTACCTTACAAGAGGCTCATTGCTAAG GTAGTTCTGGATAAGAATCAGCCAAAGATACAAACGGTTGTGAATAAGATTGATCCTATTCACAATGACTTCAGAACAATGCAGCTAGAGGTTTTAGCCGGAAACCATTCCCTGGTGACCATGGTTGTTGAAAATGGACTGCGCTTTCATGTTGATTTAGCTAGAGT ATACTGGAATTCGAAACTTGGGACAGAGAGACAGAGGCTTCTCCTTGGCTTCGACCAAAATGACGTTGTCT GTGATGTTTTCGCTGGAGTGGGTCCAATCGCACTTGCTGCAGCAAGAATAGTAAAACGTGTATACGCCAATGACCTGAACCCTCATGCAGTAGAATTCATGGAGCAAAACAGTGTTGTTAATAAGCTCGAGAAGAGAATCGAG GTCTTTAACATGGACGGAAGAAGATTCATAAAGGCTATGTTTTCAAGTGATAAGGGTCAAAAAGTCACCCAAGTAGTCATGAATCTACCCAAAGATGCTGCCGAATCTCTAG ATGCATTTCGAGGAGTATACAACGACAGGTATAGAGATGAAGGCTTATCTTTCCCAACCATCCATGTCTATGGATTCTCCAAGGCTGCTGATCCAGAGTTCGACTTCCACGAG CGGATACGGATTGCTCTATCAGAGGTGGCCGTGGACGTCAAAATGCGGAAGGTAAGACTCGTGGCTCCTGGAAAATGGATGCTATGTGCTTCCTTCATACTTCCAAAGAGTGTAGCCTTCTCAAGAAAAACCATTAATGTAGATTAA
- the LOC106445829 gene encoding uncharacterized protein LOC106445829, whose amino-acid sequence MSRRLFACFRGKKPSSSTTKPVSGNNSAAVSADVPAGDGPVLVQLFSSQGCKTSPAAEMLMSRLGRGDFDAQIRGGEDGSGSGSPAMVLVFHVDYWDYKGWKDPYGSSQWTVRQKAYVEALNLDTMFTPQLVVQGRSQLNENEEETLLKSISEAPRFASPAFKASFQRPTSETLQVSLTGALRTKVDGDGLDIMVALYETGLVTDCERGENEGRMLSNDYVVRKMEKMCTVKDVTAKKSVSGTAHFTLWDGFNSSKCGVVVFLQNSSLHIFGTQSFKLPDEI is encoded by the exons ATGTCGCGCCGTCTTTTCGCCTGTTTTCGCGGCAAGAAACCCTCATCCTCCACGACTAAACCTGTCTCCGGTAACAACTCCGCCGCCGTCTCCGCTGACGTTCCTGCCGGCGACGGACCCGTTCTCGTCCAGCTTTTCTCGTCGCAGGGATGCAAAACGTCGCCAGCGGCGGAGATGCTGATGTCCCGTCTCGGCCGAGGTGATTTCGACGCTCAGATCCGTGGAGGAGAAGACGGTAGTGGTTCTGGATCTCCGGCGATGGTTCTTGTCTTCCACGTTGATTACTGGGACTACAAGGGTTGGAAGGATCCGTACGGGTCGAGCCAGTGGACGGTGAGGCAGAAGGCGTACGTGGAGGCGTTGAATCTTGACACGATGTTCACTCCGCAGCTTGTAGTCCAAGGAAGATCTCAGTTGAACGAAAACGAGGAAGAGACGCTGCTCAAATCTATCTCGGAAGCTCCTAGGTTTGCTTCTCCTGCCTTCAAG GCGAGTTTCCAGAGACCAACCTCAGAGACACTGCAAGTATCACTAACGGGAGCTTTGAGGACGAAAGTAGACGGGGACGGACTAGACATAATGGTGGCGCTATATGAAACGGGGCTAGTGACAGACTGTGAGAGAGGAGAGAACGAAGGAAGAATGTTGTCGAATGACTACGTTGTAAGAAAGATGGAGAAGATGTGCACTGTGAAAGACGTAACAGCGAAGAAGTCAGTGTCGGGGACTGCTCATTTCACGCTCTGGGATGGATTCAACAGCAGCAAATGTGGTGTCGTTGTCTTTCTTCAGAACTCGTCTCTTCATATCTTTGGTACTCAGAGTTTTAAGTTGCCTGATGAGATTTGA
- the LOC106375914 gene encoding dynein light chain 2, cytoplasmic, translating into MLEGKAVMGETDMKQTMKEDALSLAAKALDCFDVTEPTQIARFIKKEFDRKYGLGWQCIAGTHFGSFLTHCSGCFIHFSVGNLTILLFKGSAGEVASGPTV; encoded by the exons atGTTAGAAGGGAAAGCAGTGATGGGTGAGACAGATATGAAGCAAACAATGAAGGAAGATGCTCTTAGTTTGGCTGCCAAAGCCCTTGATTGCTTTGATGTCACCGAACCCACTCAAATCGCCCGTTTCATCAAGAAg gaATTTGATAGAAAATACGGATTGGGGTGGCAGTGTATTGCGGGGACGCATTTCGGATCGTTCTTGACTCATTGTAGTGGCTGCTTCATCCATTTCTCCGTTGGCAACCTTACCATTTTACTCTTTAAGGGATCAGCTGGTGAAGTAGCGTCCGGACCAACAGTCTAA